TCATCTATTGCATCGAAAAGAATTCTGATTATACCATTCAGGGTCGATTGAGGTGCTGGTTCGATCAACCTCACTTTAGGAGGTGTATTATCTACATTCACTTGGAGAGCCCTCTCAACACGGTTTCCCGCCTTATCCTCAGCTACGATAATTATCCTATATACTCCATCCTTTACATTCCTCGTATTCCAATCGTAGGAGTCCTTACCAGTTACATCTATACTTATGCTATCAATATTTAATGACACCCTCTCCAAATTGGCTTCAAAGGTATTGAAGCTGATCGATACGTTATTCGAAATGTATGAGTTCGGTTTTGGTGTACTGATGATCAACGTAGGCTCTGTATTATCCACATAGAATGTGATCGTTTCAGAACTCGTATGACCGACGACATCATTCGCTACAAATACTATAGAATGAAGACCATCACTGAGCTCCTTCGTATCGATTAATATACTACTCTTATTAGTTACATCTACAAACTGCTTACCATCGAGCGAATACTTTACACTGATCAAATTCTCATCGAATACTTTGAAACTTATTGAGACTTTACCTCTCACGAAAGCTTTAGGCCTGGTAATGGACAATTCGGGCGGTTTCACATCAGGGAGTAATGTAGTGAGCTTTAATTCACCCGTGAATACCTCCTCGGTCACCTTGCCTGATAATAGGGTATTATGAATTATGATGAGATAGGTACCTGTTCGATTGATCGGGACCTGTAGGATTGTAGCGTTGGGACCAGCATTTTGAGAAGGATAGAACATTCCTCTACCAAGATAATTGTTACTGGGAATACCATAAATTTCGAGAAAGGCACCGGGAGGTACCGATGTAGCGATCAACCTTCCTGTAGGATCTATAGCGAATATATCAAGGCTCGTATGTGGCGAGGACCAACGGAATCTGAGGATCATCGTGTTAACGGTAGGATCATCAATCATAATAGCATAACTCCTCCATTCACCCGATAAGTATGTGCCGAGGAAGTCGAATGCACCATACACTGCACCATTATCGTAAAGGCTACCATTTACAGTCCTTGCCCCTCCGATCAACGATGGTAGATCTTTACCACGATACTCCACAGGAACCACGACAGAGAACGGTATATTGGTTACTTGTCCATTGCTACCATTAAGGGTAATGTAAGCTTGATAGACACCAGGTCTTGCATTTGAGGGTACATTCACAGTAGCTGTAAATTGCGCTTTCGATCTAGGTTGAAGGACGATATTTTGCTCATCTATAGTGATCCAATCCCAAACCGCTTTCTTATAGTAGTATGCAGTAAGTGTATAATTCATCGATGTGACATTTATCCTGGTCGAACCGGTCCAGAATGATATATAGATCGGTACTGGATATACACCTACAATAGGCGTATCGATGATTCTCTCAAGAGGGTTACCGATCCTAACCTCCTGAACCGTTCCATAACTCCCAGCCCTATTGATGAGTCTCGTCTCATTATACCAAATCAGACCATCCCGATTTACATCGTTCCATTCATAAAAGTAGAGTGAAACGATACGTAAAGCATCACCGTAGAGGGAAGATATCGTTTTATTATAGAAGGATTCGAAGGGATAGTTCGCCTTTATTACCACTAAGCATGTATCTTTAGGTATCGTACCAAACTTTTCTGTGAAATTAAAGTAATTGGGAATATAACCTCCTTTCTCTTTTAGGAGGGGGTCGAGTTTATGTGGTTCTGTGGTTAAATTGATCGATACTTGCTTGATAAGTTGGAGTTGTGTCGGTTTAATATTGATACTTAGAGTGTAGTTAGATGGATTATCTATGGTAAATACAGCTTTACTACTCTCACCAGCCCTTACTCTACCTGCGAACCACTTTGACATAGGTTGTGGTTTGGGAGGTAAGGTAGTTATGTTGATATTACTTTCACTAAAGTTGTAGGATCTTATCGCTACGTTAAGGATTTCTGAAATCTTCACATAGCTTGCATTGGTATATGTGATGAATGTACCATTCTGTGAAAGGGCGAAAGATATCGCCCTTTCAGCATCCACCCTACCTGCACCTTGGGTGAATGGGTCGTTGTAGATATCCTTGGCTGTGCTCATCAGTATATTCTTGACTAAGAATGGGTCTGGATCTTTGCCAGAATCTTTCAAAGCCTGAATTACGAGTGCAGCGACGGCCGCTGTGAGTGGGGCAGATAGACTCGTCCCTCCGAATAATCCGAAGGCCTTCTTACCAT
The Nitrososphaerales archaeon DNA segment above includes these coding regions:
- a CDS encoding S8 family serine peptidase; translation: MDSRLLFKLAFLLLNILITPSYFMIAKVDASIINPILKIDPNLMVEPSPPISPNVKIRSSIFTNINFSASPTMKRIVVFASGDINNLKNCMHITYTLGYKHGYLVFGSIESSSIHTLSTIPNVRYIMPDMMIDYNETMKIQDRKIPETDMFRVGEIVGAKKIHERYKIDGRGVVIGIADTGVDFGAPDLTVAVARDSKGLPMQIDPDGQGIVLTNVTFIAKIDSAGRIHSWEGPLPKGISSNVYVNEKGVFLNLSRLRFRVYNPWYPFWGRPTLLVYSNLDFKIGENSTHYIVSKSGIYHFGVQINPLEGSFYPALVVDSRVPGLYDTVYLDISSAYADFLLTLSYQGLLPSEIKIPPIDASFYDEMPHRVGDGSEVLARDFNGDGVADISAGLLGARVLDIWGVTGMGVSKQHWDLPFGFWGAVNGTLLPGLDRNGNFYGVMHDFNSHGTAAALSAVSRGRVGYDLYKNKTEYRLKGIAPGASIMAIKVLWWSDVLYGWMWASGFDFDNQKNTWVYSGERRADIISNSWSVRSLTYLRSAFGLDILSILQNVLSIPNHLDPKFPGVIFINSAGNSGYGYGSVGSPASASFSLSVGASTSYHLYNYIFPLYLQRIEPRFGGVTNYADDIVDFSSRGPTHLGEVKPDLLNVGTYTFIPLPPAFGFGDGKKAFGLFGGTSLSAPLTAAVAALVIQALKDSGKDPDPFLVKNILMSTAKDIYNDPFTQGAGRVDAERAISFALSQNGTFITYTNASYVKISEILNVAIRSYNFSESNINITTLPPKPQPMSKWFAGRVRAGESSKAVFTIDNPSNYTLSINIKPTQLQLIKQVSINLTTEPHKLDPLLKEKGGYIPNYFNFTEKFGTIPKDTCLVVIKANYPFESFYNKTISSLYGDALRIVSLYFYEWNDVNRDGLIWYNETRLINRAGSYGTVQEVRIGNPLERIIDTPIVGVYPVPIYISFWTGSTRINVTSMNYTLTAYYYKKAVWDWITIDEQNIVLQPRSKAQFTATVNVPSNARPGVYQAYITLNGSNGQVTNIPFSVVVPVEYRGKDLPSLIGGARTVNGSLYDNGAVYGAFDFLGTYLSGEWRSYAIMIDDPTVNTMILRFRWSSPHTSLDIFAIDPTGRLIATSVPPGAFLEIYGIPSNNYLGRGMFYPSQNAGPNATILQVPINRTGTYLIIIHNTLLSGKVTEEVFTGELKLTTLLPDVKPPELSITRPKAFVRGKVSISFKVFDENLISVKYSLDGKQFVDVTNKSSILIDTKELSDGLHSIVFVANDVVGHTSSETITFYVDNTEPTLIISTPKPNSYISNNVSISFNTFEANLERVSLNIDSISIDVTGKDSYDWNTRNVKDGVYRIIIVAEDKAGNRVERALQVNVDNTPPKVRLIEPAPQSTLNGIIRILFDAID